The following are encoded in a window of bacterium SCSIO 12643 genomic DNA:
- a CDS encoding glycosyltransferase family 4 protein, translated as MKILIDAHIFDGKYQGTRTYIKGLYSELIKRNPTWDFFFVANDIPNLASEFPNLENVHFIKFKFKNQYIRLIFELPYIIFKRKIDYSHFQYISPIIKVGKYIVTNHDILFREKRFKAYFPLLFKLVKSPLFYWSSVNADVLLTVSKYSQESISTHYNIPISRIGITPNSVNASLKGLNEGKRNKNILYVSRIEPRKNHVSVLKAFVNLKLNEKGYKLIFIGKYDLRYSEYDEFVRENASALKDSLVTVSGLTENELVKQYNKAALVVFPSLAEGFGIPPLEAAVMNVKVICSNATAMKEFDFFKYHYDPDNQLEFEELILKAISDDIYPFDKIRNEILSAYNWEYAAKEYEKRLEGQKE; from the coding sequence ATGAAAATATTAATTGATGCTCATATATTTGACGGGAAGTATCAAGGAACCCGAACTTATATAAAAGGTTTATACTCTGAATTAATTAAAAGAAACCCAACTTGGGATTTTTTTTTCGTTGCGAATGATATTCCAAATTTGGCTTCAGAATTTCCCAATTTGGAGAATGTACATTTTATTAAATTTAAATTCAAAAATCAATATATTAGATTGATTTTTGAATTGCCCTATATTATTTTTAAAAGAAAAATTGATTATAGCCATTTTCAATATATATCACCAATTATAAAGGTTGGAAAATATATTGTAACAAATCATGATATTTTATTTCGTGAAAAGAGGTTTAAGGCATATTTTCCGTTACTTTTTAAACTAGTGAAAAGCCCATTATTTTATTGGTCATCTGTAAATGCGGATGTATTATTGACTGTTTCTAAATATTCACAAGAGAGTATTAGTACACATTATAATATACCAATTTCGAGAATTGGAATAACGCCTAATTCAGTGAATGCTTCGTTAAAGGGGCTGAATGAAGGTAAAAGAAATAAAAATATTCTATATGTAAGTAGAATTGAACCTAGAAAGAATCATGTCTCTGTTTTGAAGGCTTTTGTTAATCTGAAATTAAATGAGAAGGGTTATAAACTTATTTTTATTGGTAAGTATGACCTTCGTTATTCTGAGTATGATGAGTTTGTCCGAGAAAATGCAAGTGCTTTAAAGGATTCATTGGTTACAGTTTCAGGGCTAACAGAAAATGAATTGGTAAAACAATACAATAAGGCGGCATTAGTTGTTTTTCCTTCTTTGGCCGAAGGGTTTGGGATTCCACCCTTAGAGGCGGCTGTAATGAACGTTAAGGTGATTTGTTCAAATGCGACCGCAATGAAAGAGTTTGATTTTTTTAAGTATCATTATGATCCTGATAATCAATTAGAATTTGAAGAGTTGATCTTAAAGGCAATATCAGATGATATTTACCCTTTTGATAAAATTAGAAATGAAATATTAAGCGCATATAATTGGGAATATGCAGCTAAAGAATACGAAAAGAGATTAGAAGGACAGAAAGAATGA
- a CDS encoding PIG-L family deacetylase, which translates to MLEFLRNKKIFVVVAHPDDEVLGIGGTVHRLVAEFQCSVRAIILGEGITSRSDHRDPKLWQSEIDIHRQNIETARKAIGYESVGIYDFPDNRFDTVALLDIIKVIEKEKAEFQPEVVFTHHGGDVNIDHQRTFEAVITACRPMEHELVKTIITFETMSGTEWRASTDPHHFTPNLFIEIGQKDLNAKITAMEAYEFEKREYPHPRSPEALEIRAKMWGVANGVRLAEALHLVRAII; encoded by the coding sequence ATGTTAGAATTTTTAAGAAATAAGAAGATATTTGTCGTAGTAGCGCACCCTGATGATGAGGTATTGGGCATTGGTGGAACCGTACATAGGTTAGTAGCTGAATTTCAATGTTCCGTAAGAGCAATAATCTTAGGTGAAGGGATTACATCTAGGTCTGATCACCGCGACCCAAAGCTATGGCAGAGTGAAATAGATATACATCGTCAAAACATTGAAACAGCAAGGAAAGCAATTGGATATGAGTCTGTAGGTATTTATGACTTTCCGGATAATCGCTTTGATACTGTTGCTTTACTTGATATCATTAAAGTAATAGAAAAAGAGAAGGCAGAATTCCAACCCGAAGTAGTTTTCACACATCATGGAGGCGATGTAAATATTGATCATCAAAGAACTTTTGAAGCTGTAATTACGGCCTGTAGACCAATGGAGCATGAATTGGTTAAAACAATAATTACATTTGAAACGATGTCAGGAACAGAATGGAGAGCTTCAACTGATCCGCATCACTTTACTCCAAATCTATTTATCGAAATTGGTCAAAAGGATTTAAATGCTAAAATCACAGCTATGGAGGCATATGAATTTGAGAAAAGAGAATATCCCCATCCTAGATCACCTGAGGCACTTGAAATTCGTGCAAAAATGTGGGGCGTGGCTAATGGGGTAAGGTTGGCTGAAGCGTTACATTTAGTCAGGGCTATTATCTAG
- a CDS encoding methionyl-tRNA formyltransferase has translation MNYILLTSKPWHDDLFNNLSARANENWFRISSEKDFHLKKLYEIQPKRIFIPHWSQIIPSEIFDRFECIVFHMTDLPYGRGGSPLQNLIVRGHVDTQISAIKVSEGIDTGAIYLKAPLSLFGTAEEIFIRGAVVISKMIDTIIQLNPMPIPQEGEPVVFSRRKPNQGNVAELKELNEVFDYIRMLDCEGYPKAFLETEYLRMEFSRASLKSNKSILSDVRIFKK, from the coding sequence ATGAATTATATTCTATTAACTTCAAAGCCATGGCATGATGATTTATTTAACAACTTGTCGGCAAGAGCGAATGAAAATTGGTTTCGAATTTCTTCTGAAAAAGACTTTCATTTGAAGAAATTATATGAAATTCAGCCAAAAAGAATATTTATTCCTCATTGGTCTCAGATTATCCCTTCAGAAATATTTGACAGATTTGAGTGTATTGTTTTTCACATGACTGATCTTCCATATGGAAGAGGAGGGAGTCCATTACAGAATTTAATTGTTCGAGGTCATGTAGACACTCAAATATCGGCTATTAAAGTTTCAGAGGGAATTGATACTGGTGCTATTTATTTAAAAGCGCCATTATCGTTGTTTGGAACAGCGGAGGAGATTTTTATTCGAGGTGCTGTGGTAATCTCGAAAATGATAGACACAATTATTCAATTAAATCCTATGCCCATTCCCCAAGAGGGTGAGCCTGTTGTTTTCTCAAGACGGAAGCCCAATCAGGGAAATGTAGCTGAATTAAAAGAGTTAAACGAGGTGTTTGATTATATACGCATGTTGGATTGTGAAGGTTATCCAAAAGCATTTTTAGAGACTGAGTATCTTCGTATGGAATTTTCTCGAGCTTCTCTGAAATCAAATAAATCAATTTTATCAGATGTTAGAATTTTTAAGAAATAA
- the pseI gene encoding pseudaminic acid synthase, which translates to MNSFKIADFEISDASAPFIIAEMSGNHNQSLEKALEIVDAAADAGAHALKIQTYTADTMTIPCDKGLFYIDDPKSLWHGKTLHDLYQIAYTPWEWHKPIFDRAKERGLIPFSTPFDATSVDFLEELDVPVYKIASFENKDWPLLKKVAKTGKPVIMSTGASTLSDIAGSVSVLRENGCKDLILLKCTSTYPASPKNTNLATISHMREMFGCYTGLSDHTGGIGAAVASVAFGARVIEKHFTISREEGGVDAAFSIEPAELQALVIESKRAWEAVGEVKYEILKDENASLRFKRSVYVVNEIKKGEMFTEKNVRIIRPGDGMEPRYYESILGKVAIKDFERGTPLTWNDL; encoded by the coding sequence ATGAATAGTTTTAAGATTGCCGATTTTGAAATTAGTGATGCTAGTGCTCCATTTATTATTGCAGAGATGTCTGGGAATCATAATCAATCATTAGAAAAAGCGTTAGAAATTGTGGATGCGGCTGCAGATGCAGGAGCACATGCTTTAAAAATACAAACCTATACGGCTGATACTATGACGATCCCTTGTGATAAAGGCTTGTTTTATATTGATGATCCAAAATCCTTATGGCACGGTAAGACGTTACATGATCTTTATCAAATTGCGTATACACCTTGGGAATGGCATAAACCTATTTTTGATCGGGCAAAGGAGAGAGGTTTGATTCCGTTTAGTACTCCATTTGATGCTACTTCAGTTGACTTTTTAGAAGAGCTTGATGTTCCCGTCTATAAAATTGCTTCTTTTGAAAATAAGGATTGGCCATTACTTAAAAAGGTAGCCAAAACGGGGAAACCGGTTATCATGTCAACTGGGGCGTCTACTTTAAGTGATATTGCTGGTTCGGTGAGTGTTTTAAGAGAAAACGGGTGTAAGGATTTGATTTTATTAAAATGTACGAGCACCTATCCTGCAAGTCCAAAGAATACCAATTTAGCGACTATTAGTCATATGAGAGAAATGTTCGGTTGCTATACAGGATTGTCTGATCATACCGGGGGTATTGGGGCTGCTGTTGCTTCTGTAGCATTTGGTGCGCGTGTAATAGAGAAACACTTTACTATATCCAGAGAAGAGGGAGGGGTAGATGCGGCCTTCTCTATTGAGCCTGCTGAGCTTCAGGCTCTGGTTATAGAATCAAAGCGTGCTTGGGAAGCGGTAGGTGAAGTAAAATATGAAATTTTAAAAGATGAAAATGCCAGTTTACGATTTAAACGATCGGTATATGTAGTCAATGAGATTAAAAAGGGGGAAATGTTTACGGAAAAAAATGTTCGCATTATCAGACCGGGTGATGGTATGGAACCCAGATACTATGAATCTATATTAGGTAAAGTAGCCATCAAAGATTTTGAAAGAGGAACCCCACTTACCTGGAACGATTTATAA
- a CDS encoding methionyl-tRNA formyltransferase, whose translation MMKIQLLVDNKGSWIIPYAKELLTKLQQLGHKVSLIHKHDEVESGDILCLLACEKKFSNLVLNTHNLVVHESDLPRGKGWSPVTWQILEGKNRIPVTLFEATESIDSGVIYDQEYMELTGQELLPEIKHIQGIVTNDLIVRFVNAYPNVSAREQKGEESFYAKRTAKDSALDIQKNLAEQFNMLRVCDNERYPAYFWINKKKYIIKIYSEENE comes from the coding sequence ATCATGAAGATTCAACTTTTAGTAGACAATAAAGGTTCTTGGATTATTCCCTATGCAAAAGAACTATTAACCAAGTTACAACAGTTGGGGCACAAGGTGTCCTTGATTCATAAACATGATGAAGTGGAGAGTGGCGATATTTTGTGTTTGTTAGCGTGTGAAAAGAAGTTTTCTAATTTGGTATTAAATACCCATAATTTGGTGGTTCATGAAAGTGATTTGCCAAGGGGGAAAGGTTGGTCACCTGTGACTTGGCAAATATTGGAAGGAAAAAATAGAATTCCGGTTACCCTGTTCGAAGCAACGGAATCTATTGATTCTGGAGTGATTTATGATCAGGAATATATGGAATTAACCGGGCAAGAACTGTTACCTGAAATCAAACATATACAGGGAATAGTTACCAATGATTTAATTGTTCGATTCGTAAATGCATATCCCAATGTTAGTGCACGGGAACAAAAGGGAGAAGAGTCGTTTTATGCCAAAAGAACCGCAAAAGATAGTGCGTTAGATATTCAAAAAAATTTGGCAGAGCAATTTAATATGTTACGAGTGTGTGATAATGAGCGCTATCCGGCCTATTTTTGGATAAATAAAAAGAAATACATAATAAAAATATACAGCGAGGAAAATGAATAG
- the pseG gene encoding UDP-2,4-diacetamido-2,4,6-trideoxy-beta-L-altropyranose hydrolase, with the protein MTKILFRVDANAKIGWGHFYRCLALAKMLADNFQISFAVSAPSQSLQKVIIESGFNLIELKAFVYTTPDERIGYIPFDLGDYAKGVDIVVLDGYWFGLDYCRKLKRNDVYVVMIEDDGGGTYEVDLIINHAPGVEEKNYVLPSNCFGTALGPKYALLRPAFLQAMTNGYEVKNKLKKAVISFGGADFYNLTKLTLDWFVKHTKVEFDVVIGNSYAYMDSLSPFIQNERVKVHQGLSEIEMCQLMKGADFGVLPASGLLFEAIAMRLPIISGYYADNQLKIFNGFKALHAFVDSNKFKDFASAWKELNLLELKSIQERHTHIIDSQVKGRYQNLFKNIS; encoded by the coding sequence ATGACTAAAATTCTTTTTAGAGTAGATGCTAATGCTAAAATTGGTTGGGGGCACTTTTACAGATGTTTAGCTCTGGCCAAAATGTTAGCGGATAATTTTCAAATCAGTTTTGCCGTTTCTGCTCCTTCACAAAGTCTTCAGAAGGTAATTATTGAAAGTGGTTTCAATTTAATAGAATTGAAGGCTTTCGTTTATACCACTCCGGATGAGAGAATAGGCTATATACCATTTGATTTAGGAGATTATGCTAAAGGGGTTGATATTGTGGTCTTGGATGGATATTGGTTTGGGTTAGACTACTGTCGTAAACTAAAAAGGAATGATGTCTATGTGGTGATGATAGAAGATGATGGTGGCGGAACATATGAAGTGGATCTAATAATTAATCATGCACCAGGAGTGGAAGAAAAGAATTATGTCTTACCTAGTAACTGTTTTGGTACAGCATTAGGTCCTAAGTACGCATTATTGAGACCAGCATTTTTGCAAGCAATGACTAATGGGTATGAGGTGAAAAATAAATTGAAAAAAGCAGTAATTTCTTTTGGTGGAGCTGATTTTTACAACCTGACAAAATTGACCCTTGATTGGTTCGTAAAGCATACGAAAGTGGAGTTTGATGTTGTCATCGGGAATAGTTATGCCTACATGGATTCACTTTCTCCTTTTATACAAAATGAAAGAGTGAAGGTCCATCAAGGGCTATCTGAAATTGAAATGTGTCAGTTAATGAAAGGTGCTGATTTTGGTGTTTTGCCAGCAAGTGGTTTACTTTTTGAGGCGATCGCTATGCGATTACCCATAATTTCTGGTTATTACGCTGATAATCAATTGAAAATTTTTAATGGATTTAAGGCCCTTCATGCATTTGTGGATTCCAATAAATTTAAAGATTTTGCTAGTGCATGGAAAGAATTGAATCTTCTGGAATTGAAGAGTATTCAAGAAAGACATACGCATATTATTGATTCCCAAGTGAAAGGTCGTTATCAAAATCTATTTAAAAACATATCATGA
- the pseF gene encoding pseudaminic acid cytidylyltransferase translates to MPKNIAIITARGGSKRIPRKNIKKFSGKPIIAYSIRAAIESKLFDEVMVSTDDLEIKEIALKYGAKVPFLRSMKNSDDFASTSDVMLEVIEEYTKQGNHFDYGVCIYPTAPFVTKEKLTEAFTKLVKGNFDTVFPIMSFGFPVQRSLKTQGDKVIMNFPEYMNTRSQDLETMYHDAGQFYFCDLKKFVENQKLYTSNSGYIVISEIEGQDIDTETDWLLAELKYKLMLND, encoded by the coding sequence ATGCCTAAGAATATAGCGATTATTACCGCTAGAGGAGGAAGTAAAAGGATTCCACGAAAAAATATCAAGAAATTTTCAGGAAAGCCGATTATTGCGTATTCCATCCGCGCAGCTATTGAGTCGAAACTTTTTGATGAGGTAATGGTATCTACAGATGATTTGGAGATTAAAGAAATCGCATTGAAATATGGTGCAAAAGTACCTTTTTTGCGTTCCATGAAAAATTCAGATGATTTTGCTAGTACTTCAGATGTAATGCTTGAAGTAATTGAAGAATACACTAAACAAGGGAATCATTTTGATTACGGAGTGTGTATTTATCCAACGGCTCCTTTCGTTACAAAAGAAAAGTTGACGGAAGCATTTACTAAATTGGTTAAGGGGAATTTTGACACTGTATTTCCAATAATGTCATTTGGCTTTCCTGTTCAGAGGTCGTTAAAAACTCAGGGCGACAAAGTTATTATGAATTTTCCAGAGTATATGAATACACGATCACAAGATTTAGAAACAATGTATCATGATGCGGGACAGTTTTACTTTTGCGATTTAAAGAAATTTGTGGAAAACCAAAAGCTTTACACATCAAATAGTGGTTATATTGTAATTTCTGAAATAGAAGGACAGGATATTGATACTGAAACAGATTGGCTACTAGCTGAGTTAAAATATAAGTTGATGTTGAATGACTAA
- the pseC gene encoding UDP-4-amino-4,6-dideoxy-N-acetyl-beta-L-altrosamine transaminase gives MKIIPYGRQNITEEDITKVIQTLKSDFLTQGPMVKEFEDKFANYVGAKYAVAVTNGTDALHLANLVLGLNKGDKVITTPITFAASANSVLYCGADIDFVDIDSSTYLMDLDLLEEKLEKAPKGTYKGIIPVDFAGYPINAERLKEIALKYDMWIIEDACHAPGGYFVDSKNKIQYCGNGAYSDLQVFSFHPVKHIATGEGGMVTTNSEELYKKLKLYSSHGITKEPNKLNENHGGWYYEMQELGYNYRLSDINCALGISQLDRAKRGIVRRNEIAEKYNKAFENVCQIKTPFVDQGIGHAYHLYVILTDRRKELYDYLREHGVFGQVHYIPVHLSPYYRGLGWKEGDLPNAEAYYSRCLSLPMFPSLTDEEQCFVIDKINEFYNA, from the coding sequence ATGAAGATAATACCTTATGGAAGGCAGAATATAACAGAAGAGGATATAACTAAGGTTATCCAAACGTTAAAATCGGACTTTTTGACTCAGGGACCAATGGTTAAAGAGTTTGAAGATAAATTTGCGAATTATGTTGGAGCAAAGTATGCTGTAGCTGTAACAAATGGAACAGATGCATTGCATTTGGCTAATTTGGTTTTAGGGTTAAACAAAGGTGACAAGGTTATTACTACACCGATAACGTTTGCAGCATCTGCTAATTCGGTATTGTATTGTGGAGCTGATATAGATTTTGTAGATATAGATTCTTCAACTTATTTGATGGATTTAGATCTCTTAGAAGAAAAACTAGAAAAAGCTCCTAAAGGAACATACAAAGGTATTATACCTGTAGATTTTGCAGGGTACCCGATTAATGCAGAAAGATTAAAGGAAATTGCGCTAAAATATGACATGTGGATTATTGAAGATGCATGTCATGCACCAGGAGGTTATTTTGTGGATTCTAAAAATAAGATTCAATATTGTGGGAATGGAGCTTATTCCGATTTGCAAGTATTCTCATTTCACCCTGTAAAACATATCGCTACCGGAGAAGGTGGGATGGTAACAACAAATAGTGAAGAGTTGTATAAAAAACTCAAGTTATACAGTTCACATGGGATTACTAAGGAACCGAATAAACTAAATGAAAATCATGGAGGATGGTATTATGAGATGCAGGAATTGGGGTATAATTATCGTTTGTCAGATATAAATTGTGCATTAGGTATTTCTCAATTAGATAGGGCAAAAAGAGGAATAGTTAGAAGAAATGAAATTGCTGAGAAATACAATAAAGCTTTTGAAAATGTTTGTCAAATCAAGACACCTTTCGTTGATCAAGGAATTGGACATGCATATCATTTATATGTGATTTTAACTGATAGAAGAAAAGAACTTTATGATTATTTAAGGGAACATGGTGTCTTTGGACAAGTACATTATATTCCTGTTCATCTTAGTCCTTATTATCGTGGTTTAGGTTGGAAAGAAGGTGACCTACCAAATGCGGAGGCTTATTATTCCCGTTGCTTAAGTTTACCTATGTTTCCTTCTTTGACAGATGAGGAACAGTGTTTTGTTATTGATAAAATAAACGAATTTTACAATGCCTAA
- the pseB gene encoding UDP-N-acetylglucosamine 4,6-dehydratase (inverting): MLDLNGKSILITGGTGSLGKQMTRRIFGQWPNVKRVVIYSRDEQKQFVMDQEFPHYEYPAIRFFIGDVRDKERLIRAMEGIDIVIHAAAMKHVHLAEYNPDEAVKTNISGAQNVIDACLKTGVKDVVALSTDKACAPINLYGATKLASDKLFVAANNIKGDRDLRFSVVRYGNVMGSNGSVIPFFMDKRKEGVLPITDKKMTRFNISLDGGIDMVFHAIENAWGGEIFVPKIPSYRIMDVAEAIGPDCEKKVVGIRPGEKIHEEMITTSDAFYTYDLGTYYAILPSQPTFNLSSFIEQQNAKLVPSGFSYNSGDNTEWETIDSLRSLIKSHVDSTI; encoded by the coding sequence ATGTTGGATTTAAATGGTAAGTCAATTCTAATTACCGGTGGAACTGGATCATTAGGGAAGCAAATGACTAGAAGGATTTTTGGTCAATGGCCAAATGTTAAAAGAGTGGTGATTTATTCTAGGGATGAACAAAAGCAATTTGTTATGGATCAGGAGTTTCCTCATTATGAATATCCAGCGATTCGATTTTTTATTGGAGATGTGCGAGATAAAGAAAGGTTGATTAGAGCGATGGAGGGAATTGATATTGTAATTCATGCCGCTGCAATGAAACATGTTCATCTAGCAGAGTATAACCCGGATGAAGCAGTTAAAACTAATATTTCTGGAGCTCAAAATGTAATTGATGCTTGTTTGAAAACTGGGGTTAAAGACGTGGTAGCTTTATCTACGGATAAGGCATGTGCCCCGATTAATCTTTATGGAGCAACAAAGCTAGCCTCGGATAAGTTATTCGTTGCAGCAAATAATATCAAGGGAGATCGTGATTTGAGATTTTCAGTGGTGAGATATGGTAATGTTATGGGATCGAATGGATCTGTAATACCTTTTTTTATGGATAAAAGAAAGGAAGGAGTTTTACCTATTACGGATAAAAAAATGACAAGATTCAATATTTCACTAGATGGAGGAATTGATATGGTGTTCCATGCAATAGAAAATGCTTGGGGTGGAGAAATTTTTGTTCCGAAAATTCCTTCATACAGGATTATGGATGTTGCTGAAGCGATTGGACCAGATTGTGAGAAAAAGGTTGTAGGGATAAGGCCTGGTGAAAAAATCCATGAAGAGATGATAACTACTTCAGATGCTTTTTATACATATGATCTAGGAACCTATTATGCAATATTACCATCGCAGCCAACTTTTAATTTGAGTTCTTTTATAGAACAACAAAATGCCAAATTAGTTCCATCTGGGTTTTCATACAATTCTGGAGATAATACCGAATGGGAAACAATAGATAGTTTAAGGAGTTTAATTAAATCTCACGTGGATAGTACCATTTAG
- a CDS encoding N-acetylneuraminate synthase family protein: MKIIDFFKVFKEGDDRLMRPYIIAEAGVNHEGSIELAKRLIDEAKEGGADAIKFQTYKAGKIASKDSPAYWDTEKEPTASQFELFKKYDKFWKSEFEQLKKYCDSMDIEFMSTPFDVESAHFLNDLMDVFKISSSDITNLPFIEILASYKKPIILSTGASYHWEIERALETISKYDSVVCLMGCILNYPTLNENANLGMLIDQFKRYPNTIPGYSDHTVPGDMEVLKIANLLGAVVLEKHFTHDKSLPGNDHYHAMDKEDLKLFHKKMDLVYELIGKQRKEPLVTENPARKNARRSLVLSREISSGEVLTRDHLTWKRPASGISPSEISNVLGKTVNKDLAEDDILKWSCIE; encoded by the coding sequence ATGAAGATTATAGATTTTTTTAAAGTTTTTAAGGAAGGTGATGATAGGTTAATGAGACCATATATTATTGCTGAAGCGGGTGTCAATCACGAGGGATCTATTGAATTGGCAAAACGTCTTATTGATGAAGCCAAGGAAGGGGGGGCAGATGCGATTAAGTTTCAAACTTACAAAGCAGGTAAGATAGCTTCTAAAGATAGTCCTGCGTATTGGGATACAGAAAAAGAACCAACAGCAAGTCAATTTGAGCTGTTTAAGAAATATGATAAATTTTGGAAAAGTGAATTTGAGCAATTGAAGAAGTATTGTGATTCAATGGATATTGAATTTATGTCTACTCCATTTGATGTGGAATCGGCTCATTTTTTGAATGACTTAATGGATGTTTTTAAAATATCATCTTCTGATATAACGAATTTACCTTTCATTGAAATATTAGCTAGCTATAAAAAGCCAATTATTTTGTCTACGGGCGCATCTTATCATTGGGAAATAGAGAGAGCCTTAGAAACAATCTCAAAGTATGATTCGGTTGTATGTTTGATGGGGTGTATATTAAATTATCCAACATTAAATGAAAATGCTAACTTAGGAATGCTTATTGATCAATTTAAGCGATATCCAAATACGATTCCTGGATATTCTGACCATACCGTACCAGGAGATATGGAAGTTTTGAAAATAGCAAATTTGCTAGGGGCTGTAGTTCTTGAAAAACACTTTACTCATGATAAAAGTTTACCTGGAAATGACCATTACCATGCAATGGATAAGGAGGATTTAAAGCTTTTTCATAAAAAGATGGATTTGGTTTATGAGCTGATCGGTAAGCAAAGGAAGGAACCTCTTGTTACCGAAAATCCTGCAAGAAAAAATGCAAGAAGAAGCTTGGTTTTATCAAGGGAGATATCTTCAGGAGAAGTTTTAACGCGTGATCATTTGACATGGAAGAGACCCGCAAGTGGGATTTCTCCTAGCGAAATAAGTAATGTTTTAGGAAAGACCGTGAACAAGGATTTGGCCGAAGATGATATTCTTAAATGGAGTTGTATAGAATAG